In a single window of the Sediminicoccus sp. KRV36 genome:
- a CDS encoding threonine aldolase family protein, whose product MRPPAGAPPVRINLYSDTQTRPTPAMKDAMMRAEMGDEQHGDDPTVHALCDRMAALMGKEAAMFLPSGTMCNVIAILTHCRKGDEVLAHETSHILHSEGGTHAALTGVQILPLKGARGLFTADDVRAAIRPRTRYAPPQKLLEVEQTANIGGGVVWPLEQLRAVTAVAREQGWNTHMDGARLMNACVAAGIAPAEMVADFDSVWLDFTKGLGAPLGAVLCGSSEFIGEAWRWKQRLGGSMRQAGMVAAACIHSLDHHVERLAEDHANAKALARGLRQMEGVVVEEPDTNLVFFDIKDTGVSVEELQRRLMAQGIMVSGLGGRVRACTHLDVTAAMIPEAISAIREALAA is encoded by the coding sequence ATGCGCCCGCCCGCCGGCGCGCCTCCCGTGCGGATCAACCTCTATTCGGACACGCAGACGCGGCCGACACCCGCCATGAAGGACGCGATGATGCGCGCCGAAATGGGCGATGAGCAGCATGGCGATGACCCGACGGTGCATGCCCTGTGCGACCGCATGGCAGCACTCATGGGCAAGGAAGCCGCCATGTTCCTGCCCAGCGGAACCATGTGCAACGTCATTGCCATCCTCACCCATTGCCGCAAAGGCGATGAGGTGCTGGCCCATGAAACCAGCCATATCCTGCACAGTGAGGGCGGCACCCATGCCGCCCTCACCGGCGTGCAGATCCTGCCGCTGAAGGGCGCGCGCGGCCTGTTCACCGCCGATGATGTCCGCGCCGCGATTCGCCCGCGCACCCGCTACGCCCCGCCGCAGAAGCTGCTGGAGGTGGAGCAGACCGCCAATATCGGCGGTGGCGTCGTCTGGCCGCTGGAACAGCTGCGCGCCGTGACCGCCGTGGCGCGGGAGCAGGGCTGGAACACCCACATGGATGGCGCGCGGCTGATGAATGCCTGCGTCGCCGCCGGCATCGCCCCGGCCGAGATGGTGGCCGATTTTGACAGCGTCTGGCTGGATTTCACCAAGGGGCTGGGCGCGCCGCTCGGCGCCGTGCTCTGCGGCTCCTCCGAGTTCATCGGCGAGGCCTGGCGCTGGAAGCAGCGCCTGGGTGGTTCGATGCGCCAGGCCGGCATGGTCGCCGCGGCCTGCATCCACTCGCTGGATCATCACGTGGAGCGCCTGGCCGAGGATCACGCCAATGCCAAGGCGCTGGCACGCGGCCTGCGCCAGATGGAAGGCGTGGTGGTGGAGGAGCCGGATACCAACCTGGTGTTCTTCGACATCAAGGACACCGGCGTTTCCGTCGAGGAATTGCAGCGCCGCCTGATGGCCCAGGGCATCATGGTCAGCGGCCTGGGCGGCCGGGTTCGGGCCTGCACGCATCTCGACGTGACGGCCGCCATGATCCCCGAGGCGATCAGCGCGATCCGTGAGGCCCTGGCTGCCTGA
- a CDS encoding pyruvate dehydrogenase complex dihydrolipoamide acetyltransferase, which translates to MATNILMPALSPTMTEGTLAKWLKAEGDTVKAGDVIAEIETDKATMEVEAVDEGVLGKILVPAGSEGVKVNAVIAVLVEPGEAAPSGAVPAIAKPAAAAAPAPAAAKAAPAPAQAAPSAGERSIASPLARRMAAQAGLDLGAIQGTGPQGRVVKADIEAAMNRPAAAPALAAAPAPVAAPAPAPRPAAAPAPVIGATTAVPNSSMRKVIARRLSESKASIPHFYVAMDIELDALMKLRAELNAQSPKDGPGAFKLSVNDLIIKACGVALRRHPGVNASWTEEAILQFNEVDISIAVAIPDGLITPIVKGADRKGLATISTEMKDLASRARSGKLKPEEFQGGGFSISNMGMYGVSHFAAIINPPQAGILAVGAGTQRAVVKNSALAIATVMTCNLSVDHRVIDGSLAAEFMATLKGLIENPLSLML; encoded by the coding sequence ATGGCCACCAATATCCTGATGCCCGCGCTGAGCCCGACCATGACCGAGGGCACCCTCGCCAAATGGCTGAAGGCCGAGGGCGATACAGTGAAGGCCGGCGACGTGATCGCCGAGATCGAGACCGACAAGGCGACCATGGAAGTGGAAGCCGTGGATGAGGGCGTGCTGGGCAAGATCCTGGTGCCGGCCGGCAGCGAAGGCGTGAAGGTCAATGCCGTGATCGCCGTGCTGGTGGAACCGGGCGAGGCGGCACCCAGCGGCGCTGTCCCGGCCATCGCCAAGCCAGCCGCCGCCGCAGCCCCGGCGCCCGCCGCGGCCAAGGCGGCACCCGCACCTGCGCAGGCCGCACCTTCCGCCGGCGAACGCTCCATTGCCTCGCCTCTGGCCAGGCGCATGGCGGCGCAGGCGGGGCTCGACCTTGGGGCGATCCAGGGCACCGGCCCGCAGGGCCGCGTCGTCAAGGCGGATATCGAGGCCGCGATGAACCGGCCTGCCGCCGCACCGGCACTGGCCGCCGCACCGGCGCCGGTCGCGGCACCGGCCCCCGCGCCGCGCCCGGCCGCAGCCCCGGCGCCGGTCATTGGCGCCACCACCGCCGTGCCGAACAGCAGCATGCGCAAGGTGATTGCCCGGCGGCTTTCGGAGAGCAAAGCCTCCATCCCGCATTTCTATGTGGCGATGGATATCGAGCTCGATGCGCTGATGAAGCTGCGCGCCGAACTCAACGCGCAATCCCCCAAGGATGGGCCGGGCGCGTTCAAGCTTTCCGTCAACGACCTGATCATCAAGGCCTGTGGCGTGGCATTGCGCCGCCATCCAGGGGTGAATGCCTCCTGGACGGAGGAGGCGATCCTGCAATTCAACGAGGTGGATATCAGCATCGCCGTCGCCATCCCGGATGGGCTGATCACGCCCATCGTGAAGGGCGCCGACCGCAAGGGCCTGGCCACCATCAGCACGGAGATGAAGGACCTCGCCTCGCGCGCCAGGAGCGGCAAGCTGAAGCCCGAGGAATTCCAGGGCGGTGGCTTCTCCATCTCCAATATGGGGATGTATGGCGTCAGTCACTTCGCCGCCATCATCAACCCGCCCCAGGCGGGGATCCTGGCCGTGGGGGCCGGCACGCAGCGTGCCGTGGTGAAGAATAGCGCGCTGGCCATTGCCACAGTGATGACCTGCAATCTCAGCGTGGATCATCGCGTGATTGATGGCTCGCTCGCGGCGGAATTCATGGCGACGCTGAAGGGGCTGATCGAAAATCCCCTCTCGCTGATGCTCTGA
- a CDS encoding type II toxin-antitoxin system RatA family toxin, whose amino-acid sequence MPTHAEKRILRQSPDQIFQIVADVHRYPEFLPWCAAARVLSRDEQKLVADLTIGFKMFRETFRSEVTLERPGMVHVTYLDGPFRYLNNTWRLTAVPQGTEVDFFVDFEFRSRLLQAVIGTVFNEAVRVMVRAFERRAMAMHGRLPAPSTGAPVRSA is encoded by the coding sequence ATGCCGACGCATGCCGAAAAGCGCATCCTGCGCCAGTCACCGGACCAGATCTTCCAGATCGTGGCCGATGTGCATCGCTATCCGGAATTCCTGCCCTGGTGCGCCGCGGCCCGCGTGCTCAGCCGGGACGAGCAGAAGCTGGTGGCGGACCTGACCATCGGCTTCAAGATGTTCCGCGAAACCTTCCGCAGCGAAGTCACGCTGGAGCGCCCGGGGATGGTGCATGTCACCTACCTCGATGGCCCATTCCGCTACCTGAACAACACATGGCGGCTGACCGCCGTGCCGCAGGGCACGGAGGTGGATTTCTTCGTGGATTTCGAATTCCGCTCCCGCCTGTTGCAGGCCGTGATCGGCACGGTCTTCAACGAGGCGGTGCGGGTGATGGTGCGTGCGTTTGAGCGCCGCGCGATGGCGATGCATGGACGGCTTCCGGCGCCCAGCACGGGGGCGCCGGTTCGCTCCGCCTGA
- a CDS encoding pyruvate dehydrogenase complex E1 component subunit beta: MGVEILMPALSPTMTEGKLAKWLKKEGDAVKSGDVIAEIETDKATMEVEAVDEGVLTRILVPEGTENVAVNSPIAELDGGDAAKAAPASAPAPAPVVAPMAASIPAAPRTAAAEKDWGPTRSTTVREALRDAMAAEMRRDADVFLIGEEVAQYQGAYKISQGLLDEFGPKRVMDMPITEHGFTGMAVGAAFTGLKPIVEFMTFNFSMQAIDHIINSAAKTLYMSGGQLGCPITFRGANGAASRVAAQHSQCYASWYAHCPGLKVLAPWSAADAKGLLRAAIRDPNPVIFLENEILYGQSFECPTDEDFILPIGKAKIEREGTDVTLIAFSIMVGMAMQAAEKLAEQGISAEVINLRSLRPLDIDTIVASVKKTNRVVTLEEGWPFAGIGAELAMQIIEHCFDDLDAPPVRVHGLDVPMPYAANLEKLALPRVEQVVEAARSVTYR, translated from the coding sequence ATGGGCGTCGAGATCCTGATGCCGGCGCTGAGCCCCACCATGACGGAGGGCAAGCTCGCCAAGTGGCTGAAGAAGGAAGGCGATGCGGTGAAGTCGGGCGATGTGATCGCCGAGATCGAGACCGACAAGGCTACCATGGAAGTCGAAGCCGTCGATGAAGGCGTGCTGACGCGCATCCTGGTGCCGGAAGGCACGGAAAACGTGGCGGTGAATTCGCCCATCGCGGAGCTTGATGGCGGTGATGCGGCCAAGGCCGCGCCGGCATCAGCACCTGCGCCAGCACCCGTGGTGGCCCCGATGGCCGCAAGCATCCCCGCGGCCCCACGCACGGCCGCCGCGGAAAAGGATTGGGGCCCGACCCGCAGCACTACCGTGCGCGAGGCCCTGCGCGATGCCATGGCGGCCGAAATGCGCCGCGACGCCGATGTCTTCCTGATCGGCGAGGAAGTCGCGCAGTACCAGGGCGCCTACAAGATCAGCCAGGGCCTGTTGGATGAGTTCGGCCCGAAGCGCGTGATGGACATGCCCATCACGGAGCACGGCTTCACCGGCATGGCGGTGGGGGCGGCCTTCACCGGCCTGAAGCCCATCGTCGAGTTCATGACCTTCAATTTCTCGATGCAGGCGATTGACCACATCATCAACTCGGCCGCCAAGACGCTCTACATGTCCGGCGGGCAATTGGGCTGCCCGATCACCTTCCGGGGGGCGAATGGTGCGGCCAGCCGCGTCGCTGCCCAGCACAGCCAGTGCTACGCCAGCTGGTACGCGCATTGCCCGGGGCTGAAGGTCCTGGCCCCCTGGTCCGCCGCCGATGCCAAGGGCCTGCTGCGCGCCGCCATCCGGGACCCCAACCCGGTCATCTTCCTGGAGAACGAGATCCTCTACGGGCAGAGCTTCGAATGCCCGACGGATGAGGATTTCATCCTGCCCATCGGCAAGGCGAAGATCGAGCGCGAGGGCACGGACGTCACGCTGATCGCCTTCTCCATCATGGTGGGCATGGCGATGCAGGCGGCGGAAAAGCTGGCCGAGCAGGGCATCAGCGCCGAGGTGATCAACCTGCGCAGCCTGCGCCCGCTGGATATTGATACCATCGTGGCGAGCGTGAAGAAGACCAACCGCGTGGTCACGCTGGAGGAGGGCTGGCCCTTCGCCGGCATCGGCGCCGAACTCGCCATGCAGATCATCGAGCATTGCTTCGATGACCTCGATGCGCCGCCGGTGCGCGTGCATGGCCTGGACGTCCCGATGCCCTATGCGGCCAATCTGGAAAAGCTGGCCCTGCCGCGCGTGGAGCAGGTGGTGGAAGCCGCCCGCTCCGTGACCTATCGCTGA
- a CDS encoding YraN family protein, with protein MAERQRTPAGELDLIAEKDGLLAFIEVKARPSLREAAHALGPRQQQRLFAAAEAWLAWNPGHGAKGIRFDVLLVAADGTVKRIADALRQA; from the coding sequence ATGGCTGAACGCCAGCGCACCCCGGCCGGCGAACTGGACCTGATCGCGGAAAAGGACGGCCTGCTCGCCTTCATCGAGGTGAAGGCGCGCCCCAGCCTGCGCGAGGCAGCCCATGCGCTGGGGCCGCGGCAGCAGCAACGCCTTTTTGCCGCGGCCGAAGCCTGGCTCGCGTGGAATCCGGGCCATGGTGCGAAAGGGATACGCTTCGATGTCCTGCTGGTGGCGGCGGACGGGACTGTAAAGCGAATCGCCGATGCGCTTCGTCAGGCGTGA
- a CDS encoding efflux RND transporter periplasmic adaptor subunit, translating into MNMLDSKIMAETPEKTSAPAPARRRWLGPVLLVLVLAGGGVAAVKWRAAHPPAPPVAAAPVPALTVSIAPAATRRMVSSVVGDGSVVAWQELVIGAEIGGLRITEAPLDEGMAVRAGQLLARLDDSVLAAQAAQAEAAINEASAFLELARAEQARAEDLVRTQSASRQIVDQRQSATRQAEARLLSARAKRDEAVARVAQTRILAPTDGVVSRVSVRIGAVTALGQEMFRVIRDGRLELEARVPELELAELRPGQPATIHHGGRQIAAEVRLIAPVVTAETRLGLARIALPADSGLRPGMFARAEIQGPAREVVVVPASAVVFRDGAPQAFVLPDGAARVVMRRLNAGARQDGMVEILEGLTAGERVVTAGAGFLVNGDLVRLAP; encoded by the coding sequence ATGAACATGCTCGACAGCAAGATCATGGCCGAGACGCCGGAGAAGACATCGGCCCCGGCTCCGGCCCGGCGCCGTTGGCTCGGGCCGGTGCTGCTGGTGCTTGTATTGGCCGGCGGCGGCGTTGCCGCGGTGAAGTGGCGCGCGGCGCATCCGCCCGCACCGCCGGTGGCAGCCGCGCCGGTGCCCGCGCTGACGGTCTCCATCGCTCCGGCCGCAACGCGCCGGATGGTCTCGAGCGTGGTGGGGGATGGCTCCGTCGTCGCCTGGCAGGAATTGGTGATCGGCGCTGAAATCGGCGGGCTGCGCATCACCGAAGCGCCGCTGGATGAGGGCATGGCCGTGCGGGCCGGCCAATTGCTGGCGCGGCTGGATGACAGCGTGCTCGCCGCCCAGGCCGCCCAGGCCGAAGCCGCGATCAATGAGGCGTCCGCCTTCCTGGAGCTCGCCCGGGCCGAGCAGGCGCGCGCGGAGGATCTGGTGCGGACGCAAAGCGCCTCCCGTCAGATCGTGGATCAGCGCCAATCCGCCACGCGCCAGGCCGAGGCGCGTCTGCTTTCCGCCCGCGCCAAGCGTGACGAGGCGGTGGCGCGTGTCGCGCAGACGCGCATCCTGGCGCCCACGGATGGCGTTGTTTCCCGTGTTTCGGTGCGCATCGGCGCGGTGACGGCGCTGGGGCAGGAGATGTTCCGCGTGATCCGCGATGGGCGGCTCGAACTGGAAGCCCGCGTGCCCGAATTGGAACTGGCGGAGCTGCGCCCGGGCCAGCCGGCCACCATCCACCATGGCGGGCGGCAGATTGCAGCCGAGGTCCGGCTGATCGCCCCCGTTGTCACGGCCGAGACGCGCCTCGGCCTGGCCCGCATCGCCCTGCCGGCTGATTCCGGGCTGCGTCCGGGCATGTTCGCCCGCGCCGAAATCCAGGGTCCCGCGCGCGAGGTCGTCGTTGTTCCCGCCTCCGCCGTGGTGTTCCGCGATGGCGCGCCCCAGGCCTTCGTGCTGCCCGATGGTGCCGCGCGGGTGGTCATGCGTCGGCTCAACGCAGGGGCCCGCCAGGATGGGATGGTCGAAATCCTCGAAGGCCTCACCGCCGGCGAGCGTGTGGTGACGGCCGGCGCCGGCTTCCTGGTGAATGGCGACCTGGTTCGTCTCGCCCCGTGA
- a CDS encoding DUF4337 domain-containing protein codes for MAGGHGAPHGTENKGVALLIAILALFLALAEVGAKSAQTEALNANIEAANLWSFFQARTIRQTQVRTAAEQAELTRTEANSAATTAQRERWTSTAARWESEPETGEGRRELMSRARAAEGRRDRNMEKYHMFEYSSAGFQVAIVVASASIITGVALLVWLAGALGAVGFGLMMLGFFAPGLIHL; via the coding sequence ATGGCTGGTGGACATGGTGCGCCGCATGGCACGGAAAACAAGGGCGTGGCCCTGCTCATCGCGATCCTCGCGCTGTTCCTCGCCTTGGCCGAAGTCGGCGCCAAATCCGCCCAGACCGAGGCGCTGAACGCCAATATCGAGGCGGCGAATCTCTGGTCCTTCTTCCAGGCCCGCACCATCCGGCAGACCCAGGTGCGGACGGCGGCCGAACAGGCGGAGCTGACCCGCACCGAAGCCAATTCCGCCGCGACCACCGCCCAGCGGGAGCGCTGGACCAGCACCGCCGCGCGCTGGGAAAGCGAGCCCGAAACCGGCGAAGGCCGCCGCGAACTCATGTCCCGCGCGCGGGCGGCCGAGGGGCGGCGCGACCGGAACATGGAGAAATATCACATGTTCGAATACTCGAGTGCCGGCTTCCAGGTGGCGATCGTCGTGGCCTCGGCCTCGATCATCACGGGGGTGGCGCTGCTGGTGTGGCTGGCGGGGGCACTCGGCGCGGTGGGGTTTGGGCTGATGATGCTGGGGTTTTTCGCGCCCGGGCTCATTCACCTCTGA
- the pdhA gene encoding pyruvate dehydrogenase (acetyl-transferring) E1 component subunit alpha yields the protein MGRDALLRAYRDMLLIRRFEEKAGQLYGMGLIGGFCHLYIGQEAVVVGMQAALKPGDQVITSYRDHGHMLATGMEARGVMAELTGRIGGYSRGKGGSMHMFSREKGFYGGHGIVGAQVSLGAGLAFANMYRGNDHVALAYFGEGASNQGQVFESLNLAALFKLPCIFIIENNKYGMGTSVDRASASRDLSLNGSPWGIPGEQVDGMNVVAVNEAAERAVAHCRAGLGPYLLEMKTYRYRGHSMSDPAKYRTREEVQKMREQHDCLETARGMLLGQGVTEADLKAIDDEVKVIVQDAADFAQESPEPPESDLWTDILLETN from the coding sequence ATGGGGCGGGACGCCCTGCTGCGTGCCTATCGCGACATGCTGCTGATCCGCCGCTTCGAGGAGAAGGCCGGCCAGCTTTATGGCATGGGCCTGATCGGTGGTTTCTGCCACCTCTACATCGGCCAGGAGGCCGTGGTGGTCGGCATGCAGGCTGCCCTGAAGCCGGGCGACCAGGTCATCACCTCCTACCGTGACCATGGCCACATGCTGGCCACCGGCATGGAGGCGCGCGGCGTGATGGCCGAGCTCACCGGCCGGATCGGCGGCTATTCCCGCGGCAAGGGCGGCTCCATGCACATGTTCAGCCGCGAGAAGGGCTTCTATGGCGGCCATGGCATCGTGGGCGCGCAGGTCAGCCTCGGCGCGGGGCTCGCCTTCGCCAATATGTATCGCGGCAATGACCACGTGGCGCTGGCCTATTTCGGCGAGGGCGCTTCCAACCAGGGCCAGGTGTTCGAAAGCCTGAACCTGGCGGCCCTGTTCAAGCTGCCCTGCATCTTCATCATCGAGAACAACAAATACGGCATGGGCACCAGCGTGGACCGCGCCAGCGCCTCCCGCGACCTGTCGCTGAACGGCAGCCCCTGGGGCATTCCGGGTGAGCAGGTGGACGGCATGAATGTCGTCGCCGTCAATGAGGCGGCGGAGCGTGCGGTGGCGCATTGCCGTGCGGGCCTCGGCCCGTATCTACTGGAAATGAAGACCTATCGCTATCGCGGCCACTCGATGAGTGACCCCGCGAAATACCGCACGCGTGAGGAAGTGCAGAAGATGCGCGAGCAGCATGATTGCCTGGAGACGGCACGCGGCATGCTGCTGGGCCAGGGTGTCACCGAAGCCGACCTCAAGGCCATTGACGATGAGGTCAAGGTGATCGTCCAGGACGCCGCCGATTTCGCGCAGGAATCGCCGGAGCCGCCGGAGAGCGATCTCTGGACCGATATTCTTTTGGAGACCAATTAG
- the lipA gene encoding lipoyl synthase encodes MRREIDHRAAPAPRIGAARHPEKAARPDNPIQRKPAWIRVKAPTHPIYHETRALMRENKLVTVCEEAACPNIGECWSQRHATMMIMGETCTRACAFCNVATGMPNPLDHDEPRRVGDAVAKLGLRHVVITSVDRDDLADGGAEHFAQTIRAIRAATPETTIEILTPDFLRKDGALEVVVAARPDVFNHNLETVPRLYPTIRPGARYYHSLRLLDRVKQLDKSIFTKSGIMVGLGEERIEVQQVMDDLRSAEVDFLTIGQYLQPSVKHAAVARFVEPSEFDDYASLARAKGFLLVSATPLTRSSYHADRDFADLRAAREKSLAA; translated from the coding sequence ATTCGACGTGAAATCGATCACCGCGCCGCGCCCGCTCCCCGCATTGGCGCCGCCCGTCACCCCGAAAAAGCCGCGCGCCCGGACAACCCGATCCAGCGCAAACCCGCCTGGATCCGGGTGAAGGCCCCCACCCATCCGATCTACCACGAGACCCGCGCCCTGATGCGCGAGAACAAGCTCGTCACCGTCTGCGAGGAGGCGGCTTGTCCCAATATCGGCGAGTGCTGGTCCCAGCGCCACGCCACCATGATGATCATGGGCGAGACCTGCACCCGCGCCTGCGCCTTCTGCAACGTGGCCACCGGCATGCCCAACCCGCTGGATCATGACGAGCCGCGCCGCGTGGGTGATGCGGTGGCCAAGCTTGGTTTGCGCCATGTCGTCATCACCAGCGTCGACCGCGATGACCTGGCCGACGGCGGCGCCGAGCATTTCGCGCAAACCATCCGCGCCATTCGCGCCGCGACGCCCGAGACCACCATCGAGATTCTCACGCCTGATTTCCTGCGCAAGGATGGCGCGCTGGAAGTCGTCGTCGCAGCCCGGCCGGATGTGTTCAACCACAATCTGGAAACTGTGCCGCGGCTTTACCCGACGATCCGCCCTGGCGCGCGCTACTATCACTCGCTGCGCCTGCTGGATCGTGTGAAGCAGCTGGACAAGTCCATCTTCACCAAATCCGGCATCATGGTGGGCCTCGGCGAGGAGCGCATCGAAGTGCAGCAGGTGATGGATGACCTGCGCAGTGCGGAGGTGGATTTCCTGACCATCGGCCAATACCTCCAGCCCAGCGTGAAGCATGCCGCCGTGGCGCGCTTCGTCGAGCCGAGCGAGTTCGATGACTACGCGAGCCTGGCCCGGGCCAAGGGCTTTCTTCTGGTATCCGCGACGCCCCTGACGCGCAGCTCCTACCACGCCGACCGGGACTTCGCGGATCTGCGCGCCGCGCGCGAAAAGAGCCTCGCCGCCTGA
- a CDS encoding GNAT family N-acetyltransferase: MAWRDATPDDVDAVHRLVRGLAEYEKLLHEFHATPQDFAASLFGPRPVAQAMLAEVDARPVGVCLWYRTFPSFAGRPAIWIEDVFVEPAHRRQGLGRDVFRLLAARALDEGCAALEWNVLDWNAPAIAAYRAMGAEPRDQWTDQRVSGDALIRLAGKG, encoded by the coding sequence TTGGCCTGGCGCGACGCCACACCGGATGATGTGGACGCGGTTCATCGCCTCGTCCGCGGTCTCGCCGAATATGAGAAGCTGCTGCACGAGTTTCACGCGACGCCGCAGGATTTCGCGGCATCGCTGTTTGGCCCGAGGCCGGTGGCGCAGGCCATGCTGGCGGAGGTTGATGCCCGTCCGGTTGGCGTCTGCCTCTGGTATCGAACCTTCCCCAGCTTTGCCGGCCGGCCGGCGATCTGGATCGAGGATGTCTTCGTGGAGCCCGCCCATCGGCGGCAAGGCCTCGGGCGGGATGTGTTTCGTCTGCTGGCGGCCCGCGCACTGGATGAGGGCTGCGCGGCGCTGGAATGGAATGTGCTGGACTGGAACGCGCCCGCCATCGCCGCCTATCGCGCGATGGGGGCCGAGCCGCGGGACCAATGGACGGATCAGCGGGTGAGTGGCGATGCCCTCATCCGGCTTGCAGGAAAGGGCTGA
- the lpdA gene encoding dihydrolipoyl dehydrogenase has product MAEAFDVVVVGGGPGGYVAAIRASQLKMKVALVERENLGGICLNWGCIPTKALLRASEINHLLHSLDQFGFAADNVRFDFAKVIKRSRGVASQLSGGVKHLLKKNKVTVFDGHGALAGPGKIAVTKDGKPVAELAAKHILLATGARARVIPGMEPDGKLIWSYREAMTPSALPKKLIVVGSGAIGSEFASFYLNMGAEVTLVEVMDRVLPVEDAEISVFVRKAFEKQGMKIITNARVQGVRKGADDVTAVIEADGKVTELKADRLISAVGIVGNVENLGLEGTKIVVDRTHIVTDAMGRTGEPGVYAFGDVTGAPWLAHKASHEGIICVENIAGLHPHAMDVLNIPGCTYCRPQVASVGLTEARAKELGHEVRVGRFPFIGNGKAIAMGEPEGFVKTVFDAKTGELLGAHMVGPEVTEMIQGYGIARTLETTEADLMHTVFPHPTVSEAMHESVLDAYGRVIHI; this is encoded by the coding sequence ATGGCCGAGGCATTTGACGTGGTGGTGGTGGGCGGCGGGCCTGGCGGCTATGTGGCCGCCATCCGCGCCTCGCAACTCAAGATGAAGGTGGCGCTGGTCGAGCGTGAAAACCTTGGCGGCATCTGCCTGAACTGGGGCTGCATCCCGACCAAGGCGCTGCTGCGCGCCAGCGAGATCAACCACCTGCTGCACAGCCTCGATCAATTCGGCTTTGCCGCGGATAATGTGCGCTTCGATTTTGCCAAGGTGATCAAGCGCTCGCGCGGCGTGGCCAGCCAGCTTTCGGGCGGCGTGAAGCATCTGCTGAAGAAGAACAAGGTCACGGTGTTTGACGGGCATGGCGCGCTGGCCGGGCCGGGCAAGATCGCCGTCACCAAGGATGGCAAGCCCGTGGCGGAGCTCGCCGCGAAGCACATCCTGCTGGCAACGGGTGCGCGCGCGCGCGTCATTCCCGGCATGGAGCCGGATGGCAAGCTCATCTGGTCCTACCGCGAGGCGATGACGCCCAGCGCCCTGCCCAAAAAGCTCATCGTCGTCGGCTCGGGCGCCATCGGCTCCGAGTTTGCCAGCTTCTATCTCAACATGGGGGCCGAGGTGACCCTCGTTGAGGTGATGGACCGCGTGCTGCCGGTCGAAGATGCCGAGATCAGCGTCTTCGTGCGCAAGGCGTTTGAGAAGCAGGGCATGAAGATCATCACCAATGCCCGCGTCCAGGGTGTCCGCAAGGGTGCGGATGACGTGACGGCCGTGATCGAGGCCGATGGCAAGGTGACGGAACTCAAGGCGGACCGTCTGATTTCCGCCGTCGGCATTGTCGGCAATGTCGAGAATCTGGGCCTTGAGGGCACGAAGATCGTCGTGGACCGCACGCATATCGTGACCGACGCCATGGGCCGCACCGGTGAGCCTGGCGTCTATGCCTTTGGCGATGTGACCGGCGCCCCCTGGCTGGCGCACAAGGCGAGCCATGAGGGCATCATCTGCGTCGAGAATATCGCGGGGCTGCATCCGCATGCGATGGATGTGCTGAACATCCCCGGCTGCACCTATTGCCGCCCGCAGGTCGCCTCGGTGGGGCTGACCGAGGCGCGCGCCAAGGAGCTGGGCCATGAGGTGCGCGTCGGCCGCTTCCCCTTCATCGGCAATGGCAAGGCGATCGCGATGGGCGAGCCGGAGGGCTTCGTGAAGACCGTCTTCGATGCCAAGACCGGCGAATTGCTGGGCGCGCACATGGTCGGCCCCGAGGTGACGGAGATGATTCAGGGCTATGGCATCGCCCGCACGCTGGAAACCACCGAGGCGGATCTCATGCACACCGTCTTCCCGCACCCGACGGTGAGCGAGGCGATGCATGAGAGCGTGCTCGACGCCTATGGCAGAGTCATTCACATCTAG